In Lycium ferocissimum isolate CSIRO_LF1 chromosome 11, AGI_CSIRO_Lferr_CH_V1, whole genome shotgun sequence, a single genomic region encodes these proteins:
- the LOC132038017 gene encoding uncharacterized mitochondrial protein AtMg00810-like: MASNKLASLVPSLSPFLIQSGFHSIKIASSSSFSRQGDLKFYILVYVDDILLTCSDPSKLDCFIGSIKKVFPVKDLGALHYFLGIEVKPHTEGFLLTQQKYVEDFLTETKMQTSKPCSTPMVISPNLSKFMGSPLANPEQYRKVVGAL, from the coding sequence ATGGCCTCAAACAAGCTCGCGAGCTTGGTTCCATCGCTATCGCCTTTCTTAATCCAATCGGGCTTCCACTCCATCAAAATCGCGAGTTCCTCTTCATTCTCTCGCCAAGGTGATCTGAAATTTTACATtcttgtttatgttgatgatatctTGTTAACATGTTCAGATCCTAGCAAGTTGGACTGCTTCATTGGTTCTATCAAAAAGGTCTTTCCTGTTAAAGACTTAGGAGCTCTACATTATTTCTTGGGCATTGAAGTAAAGCCCCACACTGAAGGCTTCTTGCTCACTCAACAGAAATATGTAGAAGATTTTCTAACTGAAACAAAAATGCAGACATCAAAACCATGCTCCACACCGATGGTTATCTCACCGAACCTAAGCAAATTCATGGGCAGTCCTCTTGCAAATCCAGAGCAGTACAGAAAGGTCGTTGGGGCACTCTAA